The proteins below are encoded in one region of Streptomyces sp. NBC_00490:
- a CDS encoding pyridoxal phosphate-dependent aminotransferase, which yields MRISQRAQSVAPFYAMEFGKHAAALEAQGHHVVKLSLGEPDFGAPPAVVEAMRTAMDGRPMSYTEALGMPSLRQAIAGFYGERHGVDVDPGRVVVTAGASAALVLGAAALVDAGDEVLIGDPSYPCNRQIMESFGARVTLVPTSAASRFQLDAESVRSHWTDGTRGIMVATPSNPTGTSIPEGELAALCDLARERDAWRIVDEIYLDLGDHDDQGRPPRSALAYDPDAVVINSFSKYFGMTGWRLGWCVVPEILVPALERLAQNYFLCASTPAQHAALACFTPDSLAVCEERRAEFGRRRALVLDGLAQLGLPVPVPPDGAFYVYFDVSGTGLTSWEFCARALQEAHVALTPGRDFGVGTAETHVRLSYAASAGELREGIARLGKFVAALR from the coding sequence ATGCGGATCTCGCAGCGGGCCCAGTCCGTCGCCCCGTTCTACGCCATGGAGTTCGGCAAGCATGCCGCCGCCCTGGAGGCCCAGGGCCACCACGTCGTCAAGCTCAGCCTCGGGGAGCCCGACTTCGGCGCGCCCCCGGCCGTCGTCGAGGCGATGCGGACGGCCATGGACGGGCGGCCCATGAGCTACACCGAGGCCCTCGGGATGCCGTCCCTGCGGCAGGCGATCGCGGGGTTCTACGGGGAGCGGCACGGCGTCGACGTCGACCCGGGCCGTGTCGTCGTGACCGCCGGGGCCTCGGCCGCCCTGGTGCTGGGCGCGGCCGCCCTGGTCGACGCCGGGGACGAGGTGCTCATCGGCGACCCGTCCTACCCCTGCAACCGGCAGATCATGGAGAGCTTCGGCGCCCGGGTCACGCTCGTCCCGACCAGCGCGGCCTCCCGTTTCCAGCTGGACGCGGAGTCCGTGCGGTCGCACTGGACGGACGGCACGCGCGGGATCATGGTCGCCACCCCCTCCAACCCGACCGGCACCTCCATCCCGGAGGGCGAACTGGCCGCGCTGTGCGACCTCGCCCGGGAGCGGGACGCGTGGCGGATCGTCGACGAGATCTACCTGGACCTCGGTGACCACGACGACCAGGGCCGGCCGCCGCGCAGCGCGCTGGCGTACGACCCCGACGCCGTCGTCATCAACAGCTTCTCGAAGTACTTCGGCATGACCGGCTGGCGGCTCGGCTGGTGCGTCGTCCCGGAGATCCTCGTACCGGCGCTGGAACGTCTGGCGCAGAACTACTTCCTGTGCGCCTCGACCCCCGCCCAGCACGCCGCGCTGGCCTGCTTCACCCCCGACTCCCTCGCCGTCTGCGAGGAGCGGCGCGCCGAGTTCGGGCGCCGGCGCGCGCTCGTCCTCGACGGCCTGGCACAGCTCGGACTGCCGGTGCCCGTGCCGCCCGACGGGGCGTTCTACGTCTACTTCGACGTCAGCGGAACCGGGCTCACCTCGTGGGAGTTCTGCGCCCGGGCCCTCCAGGAGGCGCATGTCGCGCTCACCCCGGGGCGGGACTTCGGGGTGGGCACGGCGGAGACGCATGTACGCCTGTCGTACGCGGCCTCCGCCGGGGAACTGCGCGAAGGGATCGCCCGCCTGGGGAAGTTCGTCGCGGCGCTGCGGTAG
- a CDS encoding NAD(P)/FAD-dependent oxidoreductase: MSDGDVVVIGGGYAGVRLAKKLDGTARVTLVDRKEVFFHRIASLRAGIRPEWSVTPFIPYDRLLNGGRVVLGKALRIDTEARQVVLATGERLPYDVVVIATGADYPEPARFNGTTPDEAVKAFAGHQQAVARAGHVLVVGGGPSGVELSAEIRLARPDARVTLAHSGSALLHGTGSERAGRRALAWLEAHDVDVRLNSFMSPGFDFGTYRDAHGNVMEADLSFWATGTTPNTLWLRLGGHGDWLNHSGHVKVDRTLRVDGRPDVFAVGDVNDATELKITPAALAQADLAFHNIRAHLQSGRHRKEPRFYRPLHRTPLIVPFGSADGMTLLPVPGGESAVLGGRTSVLAKAKTLMTPYMRRQLGYTAA, encoded by the coding sequence GTGAGCGACGGCGACGTAGTGGTGATCGGCGGCGGCTACGCGGGAGTCCGCCTGGCGAAAAAGCTGGACGGCACGGCGCGGGTCACGCTGGTGGACCGCAAGGAGGTCTTCTTCCACCGCATCGCCTCACTGCGCGCCGGGATCCGGCCGGAGTGGTCGGTGACGCCGTTCATCCCGTACGACCGGCTGCTGAACGGCGGCCGGGTGGTGCTGGGCAAGGCGCTGCGCATCGACACGGAGGCCCGGCAGGTCGTCCTGGCGACGGGGGAGCGGCTGCCGTACGACGTGGTGGTGATCGCCACCGGCGCCGACTATCCCGAACCGGCCCGCTTCAACGGCACCACCCCGGACGAGGCGGTGAAGGCCTTCGCCGGGCACCAGCAGGCGGTCGCCCGTGCCGGGCACGTCCTCGTGGTCGGCGGCGGGCCCTCCGGCGTGGAGCTCAGTGCGGAGATACGGCTGGCCCGGCCGGACGCCCGCGTCACGCTGGCCCACTCCGGGTCGGCGCTGCTGCACGGCACGGGCAGTGAGCGCGCCGGGCGCAGGGCGCTGGCCTGGCTGGAGGCGCACGACGTGGACGTGCGGCTGAACTCCTTCATGTCGCCCGGCTTCGACTTCGGCACCTATCGCGACGCGCACGGCAACGTCATGGAGGCCGACCTCTCCTTCTGGGCCACCGGCACCACCCCCAACACGCTCTGGCTACGACTCGGCGGCCACGGCGACTGGCTGAACCACTCCGGACACGTCAAGGTCGACCGCACGCTCCGGGTCGACGGGCGCCCGGACGTCTTCGCGGTCGGTGACGTCAACGACGCTACGGAGCTGAAGATCACCCCGGCCGCGCTGGCCCAGGCCGACCTGGCGTTCCACAACATCCGCGCCCACCTCCAGAGCGGCAGGCACCGCAAGGAACCCCGCTTCTACCGGCCTCTCCACCGCACCCCCCTCATCGTCCCCTTCGGCTCGGCCGACGGCATGACCCTGCTGCCGGTGCCGGGCGGGGAGAGCGCGGTGCTGGGAGGACGGACGTCGGTGCTGGCGAAGGCGAAGACGCTGATGACGCCTTATATGCGGCGGCAGTTGGGGTACACGGCGGCCTGA
- the katG gene encoding catalase/peroxidase HPI, with product MSENSAAEGKCPVAHERAAHPTQGGGNRQWWPERLNLKILAKDPVVANPLGEEFDYAEAFGNLDLAAVKQDIAEVLTTSQDWWPADFGNYGPLMVRMAWHSAGTYRISDGRGGGGRGQQRFAPLNSWPDNGNLDKARRLLWPVKKKYGQSISWADLMILTGNVALETMGFETFGFGGGRADVWEADEDVYWGPETTWLDDQRYSGDRELESPLGAVQMGLIYVNPEGPNGNPDPLAAARDIRETFRRMAMNDEETVALIAGGHTFGKTHGAGPADNVGADPEAAPIEAQGLGWASTYGTGKGGDAITSGLEVTWTTKPTQWSNDFFDILFGYEWELTQSPAGANQWVAKDAEAIIPDAHDPSKKRLPTMLTTDLSLRFDPIYGEISKRFHENPDQFADAFARAWYKLTHRDLGPKSLYLGPEVPAETLLWQDPLPQAEGETIDAADVTALKAKLLDSGLTVSQLVSTAWASASTFRSSDKRGGANGARIRLQPQAGWEVNQPDELAQVLRVLEGVQSEFNAGSGAKKVSLADLIVLGGAAAVEKAAKDAGHAVEVPFTPGRVDATEEHTDAESFAALEPTADGFRNYQGKGNRLPAEYLLLDKANLLGLSAPELTVLVGGLRVLGANHGGTSLGVLTETPGVLSNDFFVNLLDLGIEWKSTSEDQNHFEARDASGAVKWTGTRADLVFGSNSELRAVAEVYASDDAKEKFVKDFVAAWVKVSNADRFDLV from the coding sequence ATGTCCGAGAACAGCGCCGCTGAAGGTAAATGCCCGGTCGCGCACGAGCGCGCCGCACACCCCACCCAGGGCGGCGGAAACCGTCAGTGGTGGCCGGAGCGCCTCAACCTGAAGATCCTCGCGAAGGACCCGGTCGTCGCGAACCCGCTCGGTGAGGAGTTCGACTACGCCGAGGCGTTCGGCAACCTCGACCTCGCGGCCGTCAAGCAGGACATCGCCGAGGTCCTGACCACCTCGCAGGACTGGTGGCCGGCGGACTTCGGCAACTACGGCCCGCTGATGGTCCGGATGGCCTGGCACAGCGCCGGCACCTACCGCATCAGCGACGGCCGTGGCGGTGGCGGCCGTGGCCAGCAGCGCTTCGCTCCGCTGAACAGCTGGCCGGACAACGGCAACCTGGACAAGGCCCGCCGGCTGCTGTGGCCGGTCAAGAAGAAGTACGGCCAGTCCATCTCCTGGGCCGACCTCATGATCCTCACGGGCAACGTGGCGCTGGAGACGATGGGCTTCGAGACCTTCGGCTTCGGCGGCGGCCGCGCCGACGTCTGGGAGGCCGACGAGGACGTGTACTGGGGTCCCGAGACCACCTGGCTCGACGACCAGCGCTACTCCGGCGACCGTGAGCTGGAGAGCCCGCTCGGCGCCGTCCAGATGGGCCTCATCTACGTCAACCCCGAGGGCCCCAACGGCAACCCGGACCCGCTCGCCGCGGCCCGCGACATCCGCGAGACGTTCCGCCGCATGGCGATGAACGACGAGGAGACCGTCGCTCTCATCGCCGGTGGTCACACCTTCGGCAAGACCCACGGCGCCGGCCCGGCGGACAACGTCGGCGCCGACCCCGAGGCCGCCCCGATCGAGGCCCAGGGCCTCGGCTGGGCCAGCACCTACGGCACCGGCAAGGGCGGCGACGCCATCACCTCCGGGCTCGAGGTCACCTGGACCACCAAGCCCACCCAGTGGAGCAACGACTTCTTCGACATCCTCTTCGGCTACGAGTGGGAGCTGACCCAGTCCCCCGCCGGCGCCAACCAGTGGGTGGCCAAGGACGCCGAGGCGATCATCCCCGACGCGCACGACCCGTCGAAGAAGCGTCTGCCCACGATGCTCACCACCGACCTCTCGCTGCGCTTCGACCCGATCTACGGCGAGATCTCGAAGCGCTTCCACGAGAACCCGGACCAGTTCGCGGACGCCTTCGCCCGCGCCTGGTACAAGCTGACCCACCGTGACCTGGGCCCGAAGTCCCTGTACCTCGGCCCGGAGGTCCCGGCGGAGACCCTGCTGTGGCAGGACCCGCTGCCGCAGGCCGAGGGCGAGACCATCGACGCCGCCGACGTCACGGCCCTCAAGGCCAAGCTCCTCGACTCGGGTCTGACCGTCTCGCAGCTGGTGTCGACCGCGTGGGCGTCCGCGTCCACCTTCCGCAGCAGCGACAAGCGCGGCGGTGCCAACGGTGCCCGCATCCGTCTGCAGCCGCAGGCCGGCTGGGAGGTCAACCAGCCCGACGAGCTGGCCCAGGTCCTGCGGGTCCTGGAGGGCGTCCAGTCCGAGTTCAACGCGGGCTCCGGCGCCAAGAAGGTCTCCCTGGCCGACCTGATCGTCCTCGGCGGTGCCGCCGCGGTCGAGAAGGCCGCCAAGGACGCCGGCCACGCCGTCGAGGTGCCCTTCACCCCGGGCCGTGTCGACGCGACCGAGGAGCACACGGACGCCGAGTCGTTCGCCGCCCTCGAGCCGACCGCGGACGGCTTCCGCAACTACCAGGGCAAGGGCAACCGCCTCCCGGCCGAGTACCTGCTGCTCGACAAGGCGAACCTGCTCGGCCTGAGCGCCCCCGAGCTGACCGTCCTCGTCGGCGGTCTGCGCGTCCTGGGCGCCAACCACGGCGGGACGTCCCTCGGTGTCCTCACCGAGACCCCCGGCGTCCTCAGCAACGACTTCTTCGTCAACCTGCTCGACCTGGGCATCGAGTGGAAGTCGACCTCCGAGGACCAGAACCACTTCGAGGCCCGTGACGCCTCGGGCGCGGTCAAGTGGACCGGTACGCGTGCCGACCTCGTCTTCGGCTCGAACTCCGAGCTCCGCGCGGTCGCCGAGGTCTACGCGAGCGACGACGCGAAGGAGAAGTTCGTGAAGGACTTCGTCGCCGCGTGGGTCAAGGTGTCGAACGCGGACCGCTTCGACCTGGTCTGA
- a CDS encoding Fur family transcriptional regulator, whose amino-acid sequence MTSPQPPTTAGDLRGAGLRVTAARVALLETVRAGDHLGVDALTSGVRDRVGHISVQAVYDALHALTAAGLVRRIEPPGSPARYEGRVGDNHHHLVCRECVAVVDVDCAVGHAPCLTASDDQGFAIDEAEVIYWGLCPSCSTARKA is encoded by the coding sequence ATGACTTCACCGCAGCCTCCGACCACCGCAGGGGATCTGCGGGGGGCCGGCCTGCGGGTGACGGCCGCCCGCGTCGCGCTTCTGGAGACCGTCCGCGCAGGTGACCACCTCGGGGTCGACGCCCTCACCTCCGGGGTCCGGGACCGGGTCGGCCACATTTCCGTACAAGCCGTCTACGACGCCCTTCACGCGCTCACCGCGGCGGGACTCGTCCGCCGTATCGAGCCACCGGGCAGTCCCGCCCGCTACGAGGGCCGGGTCGGCGACAACCACCACCACCTGGTCTGCCGGGAGTGCGTGGCCGTCGTCGACGTCGACTGCGCGGTCGGGCACGCGCCCTGTCTGACCGCTTCGGACGACCAGGGCTTCGCCATCGACGAGGCCGAGGTCATCTACTGGGGCCTGTGCCCCTCCTGTTCCACCGCCCGCAAGGCTTGA
- a CDS encoding FAD-binding and (Fe-S)-binding domain-containing protein encodes MGGSELPAPVVRRGARVDARSLEAALRDRVDGEVRFDDGSRAAYSTDASNFRQTPIGVVVPHTPEAAVEAVAVAREHDAPVLSRGGGTSLAGQCTNTAVVIDWSKYGNTLESVDTEARTCVVQPGIVLDELNRRLAPTGLRFGPEPATHANCTIGGMIGNNSCGATAQAYGKVVDGVARLEVLLYDGTRFWCGRTSDEEYAEIERQGDLRAAVYRQLRALRDAHADEIRRRYPDIPRRVSGYNLDSLLPEHGFDVAGLLVGSESTLVTVLRAELKLVPVVKERALVVLGFPGIDRAADAVPEILPYEPIALEGLDSYLLHDEQLKHLNPKARAQLPEGGAYLMVQFGGDTVGEVDERAHRMLDALHESEHDPEVAFLDEPAHQAELWQVREAGLGATAHVPDRPDTFEGWEDSAVPPERLGDYLRRLRGLYEEFGYQSDAGPSLYGHFGQGCVHTRIPFDLYSADGVAAYRRFMERAADLVVEFGGSFSGEHGDGQSRGELLPRMFGEQLVAVFGQLKAVFDPRDRMNPGKVVAPYRLDENLRLGGDWTPYDPLDLHFGFPEDGGSFASAANRCVGVGKCRQLETKGSVMCPSYQVTREEEHSTRGRARLLFEMLDGHGDSAIQDGWRSEAVRDALDLCLACKGCKKDCPADVDMATYKAEFLSHHYEGRWWRRPRAHLSMGWLPLLAQTVGRARLGPVVNALTHTPLLSRAAVAVAGVENREVPLFAGQTLQQWFAGHEPYGDGARGSVLLWPDTFTNHFHPHVGRAAVRLLEHAGWRVELPEEPLCCGLTWISTGQLGVAERVLGRTVRRLAGHLRDGGLVVGLEPSCTAVFRSDAGDLFPGDPDVRRLRAQTVTLAELLTAHSPGYEPPQVPDRSARALAQVHCHQHAVLGWDADRELLRRAGVDAERLDSGCCGLAGNFGFEPGHLDVSEACAERVLLPRLREADAGTAVLADGFSCRTQIHEFDSGGHEAVHLAELLACGLPGADGSAYGVAPGARPAAPGRRAQGIALAGVGLAAAGAAAGLVRRSRR; translated from the coding sequence ATGGGCGGGTCGGAGCTGCCCGCTCCCGTCGTACGACGAGGGGCGAGGGTCGACGCGAGGTCCCTGGAGGCCGCCCTGCGCGACCGTGTCGACGGTGAGGTCCGCTTCGACGACGGGAGCCGGGCCGCCTACTCCACCGATGCCTCCAACTTCCGGCAGACACCGATCGGGGTGGTCGTGCCGCACACACCCGAGGCGGCGGTGGAGGCGGTCGCCGTCGCCCGGGAGCACGACGCGCCCGTGCTGTCGCGGGGCGGGGGGACCAGTCTGGCCGGGCAGTGCACCAACACGGCCGTGGTGATCGACTGGTCCAAGTACGGCAACACGCTGGAGTCCGTGGACACCGAAGCCCGTACCTGTGTCGTCCAGCCCGGCATCGTCCTCGACGAGCTCAATCGGCGACTCGCCCCGACCGGACTGCGTTTCGGACCCGAGCCCGCGACCCACGCCAACTGCACGATCGGCGGCATGATCGGCAACAACTCCTGCGGAGCCACGGCACAGGCGTACGGCAAGGTCGTCGACGGCGTCGCCCGTCTGGAGGTGCTGCTCTACGACGGCACCCGGTTCTGGTGCGGCAGGACGAGTGACGAGGAGTACGCCGAGATCGAGCGGCAAGGTGATCTGCGGGCCGCGGTCTACCGGCAGTTGCGCGCCCTGCGCGACGCCCACGCCGACGAGATCCGCCGCCGTTACCCCGACATCCCGCGCCGCGTCTCCGGCTACAACCTCGACTCCCTGCTCCCCGAGCACGGCTTCGACGTCGCCGGGCTCCTCGTCGGCAGCGAGTCGACGCTCGTCACCGTCCTGCGGGCGGAACTGAAACTGGTGCCGGTGGTGAAGGAACGCGCGCTGGTGGTCCTGGGGTTCCCCGGTATCGACCGGGCCGCCGACGCCGTACCGGAGATCCTGCCGTACGAGCCGATCGCCCTGGAGGGCCTCGACTCCTACCTCCTGCACGACGAGCAGCTCAAGCACCTCAACCCCAAGGCGCGCGCCCAACTCCCCGAGGGAGGCGCCTACTTGATGGTGCAGTTCGGCGGCGACACCGTCGGGGAGGTGGACGAACGGGCGCACCGGATGCTGGACGCGCTCCATGAGTCCGAGCACGACCCGGAGGTCGCCTTCCTCGACGAACCCGCGCACCAGGCGGAGTTGTGGCAGGTGCGGGAGGCCGGGCTCGGGGCCACCGCCCATGTGCCCGACCGGCCGGACACCTTCGAGGGCTGGGAGGACTCGGCGGTGCCGCCCGAGCGGCTCGGCGACTACCTGCGCCGACTGCGGGGCCTGTACGAGGAGTTCGGCTACCAGAGCGACGCGGGGCCGAGCCTGTACGGCCACTTCGGGCAGGGGTGCGTGCACACCCGGATCCCCTTCGACCTGTACTCCGCCGACGGGGTCGCCGCCTACCGGCGGTTCATGGAACGCGCCGCCGACCTCGTCGTCGAGTTCGGCGGCTCCTTCTCCGGCGAACACGGGGACGGCCAGAGCCGGGGCGAGCTGCTCCCCAGGATGTTCGGGGAGCAACTGGTGGCGGTCTTCGGGCAGTTGAAGGCGGTCTTCGATCCCCGCGACCGGATGAACCCCGGGAAGGTCGTGGCCCCGTACCGGCTCGACGAGAACCTGCGCCTCGGCGGCGACTGGACCCCGTACGACCCCCTCGACCTGCACTTCGGCTTCCCGGAGGACGGCGGCTCCTTCGCCTCGGCCGCCAACCGGTGCGTGGGCGTGGGCAAATGCCGCCAGCTGGAGACCAAGGGCTCCGTGATGTGCCCCTCGTACCAGGTCACCCGGGAGGAGGAGCACTCCACGCGCGGACGGGCCCGGCTGCTGTTCGAGATGCTCGACGGGCACGGCGACAGCGCGATCCAGGACGGCTGGCGCTCCGAGGCGGTACGGGACGCGCTCGACCTGTGCCTGGCCTGCAAGGGGTGCAAGAAGGACTGCCCGGCCGACGTCGACATGGCCACCTACAAGGCGGAGTTCCTGTCCCACCACTACGAGGGCCGCTGGTGGCGCAGGCCGCGCGCGCATCTGTCCATGGGCTGGCTGCCGCTCCTCGCGCAGACCGTCGGCCGCGCCCGGCTCGGGCCGGTCGTCAACGCCCTCACCCACACGCCGCTGCTGTCCCGGGCGGCCGTCGCCGTCGCGGGCGTGGAGAACCGGGAGGTGCCGCTGTTCGCCGGGCAGACGCTGCAGCAGTGGTTCGCGGGGCATGAGCCGTACGGCGACGGGGCGCGCGGCAGCGTCCTGCTCTGGCCGGACACCTTCACCAACCACTTCCACCCGCACGTCGGCCGCGCGGCCGTGCGGTTGCTGGAGCACGCGGGCTGGCGCGTCGAGCTGCCCGAAGAGCCGCTGTGCTGCGGGCTGACCTGGATCTCCACGGGACAACTCGGTGTCGCCGAGCGGGTGTTGGGCCGTACCGTGCGCCGGCTGGCCGGGCATCTGCGCGACGGCGGCCTCGTGGTCGGCCTGGAACCGAGCTGCACGGCCGTGTTCCGCTCGGACGCGGGCGACCTGTTCCCCGGCGACCCGGACGTACGGCGGCTGCGCGCACAGACCGTCACCCTCGCCGAACTCCTCACCGCGCACTCCCCCGGCTACGAGCCGCCCCAGGTGCCGGACCGCTCCGCGCGGGCGCTCGCCCAGGTGCACTGCCACCAGCACGCGGTCCTGGGCTGGGACGCCGACCGCGAGCTGCTGCGCCGCGCCGGGGTCGACGCCGAGCGGCTGGACTCCGGCTGCTGCGGACTCGCCGGGAACTTCGGCTTCGAGCCCGGCCATCTCGACGTCAGCGAGGCGTGCGCGGAGCGGGTGCTGCTGCCCCGGCTGCGGGAGGCGGACGCGGGCACGGCGGTACTGGCGGACGGGTTCAGCTGCCGCACCCAGATCCACGAATTCGACAGCGGGGGCCATGAGGCGGTGCACTTGGCGGAGCTGCTGGCCTGCGGGTTGCCCGGTGCGGACGGCAGCGCGTACGGAGTCGCCCCCGGCGCCCGGCCGGCGGCCCCAGGACGCCGGGCGCAGGGCATCGCGCTGGCGGGCGTCGGGCTGGCCGCGGCAGGGGCGGCGGCGGGACTCGTGCGCCGGTCGCGGCGCTGA
- a CDS encoding MarR family winged helix-turn-helix transcriptional regulator — protein MADHSDCPSTAGDGLLPAELHAWMLMLAATGAVEQELRSVVKERLDVSHDEFLVLCLLAGNPSEGLRMTRIAELLGRPKTRLTYQIACLQHAGLVTRQSVCGDKRGIEVALTEKARGLLKDASGVLAQTVKEALARIMGPTQREAMGALMPDFAEGAAPE, from the coding sequence ATGGCCGACCACTCCGACTGCCCCTCCACCGCAGGTGACGGGCTCCTGCCCGCAGAGCTGCACGCCTGGATGCTGATGCTGGCCGCGACCGGAGCCGTCGAGCAGGAGCTGCGCTCCGTGGTCAAGGAGCGGCTGGACGTCTCGCACGACGAGTTCCTGGTCCTGTGTCTGCTGGCCGGGAACCCCTCGGAAGGTCTGCGCATGACGCGGATCGCCGAACTCCTGGGCCGCCCCAAGACCCGCCTCACCTACCAGATCGCCTGCCTCCAGCACGCCGGCCTCGTCACCCGCCAATCGGTCTGCGGCGACAAGCGCGGCATCGAGGTCGCCCTCACCGAGAAGGCCCGGGGCCTGCTGAAGGACGCCTCGGGGGTCCTGGCGCAGACGGTCAAGGAGGCGCTGGCCCGCATCATGGGACCCACCCAGCGCGAGGCGATGGGCGCGCTGATGCCCGACTTCGCCGAGGGCGCGGCACCGGAGTAG
- a CDS encoding YceI family protein yields the protein MTVAVETGLWQLDTAASTVAIKHKSIWGLVTVKGAFTAVTGQGEVRPDGSAVGTLTLAVASLDTKNPKRDTHLKGPDFFDADNHPELTFAVRSAELRDGDQVHVVGQLTARGISRPQTFTARLTGADADALTLDAEFSVDRNQFGMGWNQLGMIARLTTVTATLRFIRTAA from the coding sequence ATGACCGTCGCCGTGGAAACAGGCCTGTGGCAGCTCGACACCGCCGCCTCGACCGTCGCGATCAAGCACAAGTCGATCTGGGGGCTCGTCACCGTGAAGGGCGCCTTCACCGCCGTCACCGGCCAGGGCGAGGTCCGCCCCGACGGATCCGCCGTCGGCACCCTGACCCTGGCCGTCGCGTCCCTGGACACCAAGAACCCCAAGCGCGACACCCACCTGAAGGGCCCCGACTTCTTCGACGCCGACAACCACCCCGAGCTCACCTTCGCGGTCCGCAGCGCCGAACTCCGCGACGGCGACCAGGTCCACGTCGTCGGCCAGCTCACCGCGCGCGGCATCAGCCGCCCCCAGACCTTCACCGCCCGCCTCACCGGCGCGGACGCCGACGCCCTCACCCTGGACGCCGAATTCTCCGTGGACCGCAACCAGTTCGGGATGGGCTGGAACCAACTCGGCATGATCGCCCGCCTCACCACGGTCACCGCCACCCTCCGCTTCATCCGGACGGCAGCCTGA